From a single Capsicum annuum cultivar UCD-10X-F1 chromosome 12, UCD10Xv1.1, whole genome shotgun sequence genomic region:
- the LOC107849174 gene encoding NDR1/HIN1-like protein 13: protein MEERSPTAGGKARNLLSSATSLRLSLSPARSPDHTYVVQIPRDQVYRVPPPENAKIVEYHRQPATQKKRKCTCCCWVLSALLLIGIIIGIIVLVIHTMYAPKCPQFSITSVHFKNATQPSNGQKNKSHPQSHPQFEIELKIFNVNEKMDVVFGKGNNGKATLIFKKNEIGQGKYPSISQNPKDSTNSHFNLDAGKLTGDIQKSLNYDKKPIPMTLSINAPLEITSWAKNLKKDLSVTCDFDVESVKSKSKVKSEDCHTNF from the coding sequence ATGGAGGAGCGGTCACCAACTGCCGGTGGCAAAGCCAGAAACCTCCTTTCATCAGCCACATCGCTTCGCCTCTCTCTCTCACCTGCTCGCTCACCGGATCATACGTACGTTGTCCAAATCCCTCGTGACCAAGTTTATCGTGTCCCTCCTCCTGAAAATGCCAAAATTGTGGAATATCATCGCCAGCCAGCTactcaaaagaaaaggaaatgcACATGTTGTTGTTGGGTCTTGTCCGCATTACTCCTCATAGGTATCATAATAGGAATTATCGTGTTGGTCATTCATACAATGTATGCCCCAAAATGTCCTCAATTTTCAATCACTAGTGTCCATTTTAAGAACGCTACGCAGCCATCAAATGGCCAAAAGAATAAGAGTCATCCACAATCACACCCTCAATTTGAGATCGAGTTGAAAATCTTTAACGTAAATGAGAAAATGGATGTTGTATTTGGTAAGGGAAATAATGGGAAGGCAACccttattttcaagaaaaatgaaATTGGGCAAGGGAaatatccctcaatttcccaaaaTCCTAAGGATTCAACCAATTCTCATTTTAATCTTGATGCTGGGAAATTGACTGGTGATATTCAAAAAAGTCTTAATTATGACAAGAAGCCTATACCAATGACTTTGAGCATTAATGCACCATTGGAGATAACAAGCtgggcaaaaaatttaaaaaaagatctGTCTGTTACGTGTGATTTCGATGTTGAATCAGTGAAAAGTAAATCCAAGGTCAAATCAGAAGACTGTCACACTAATTTCTAA